A section of the Flavobacteriales bacterium genome encodes:
- a CDS encoding acyl carrier protein — MDAQALKQQLKAQIIEQLNLEEVNVEDIGDDQVLFGEGLGLDSIDALELIVLLERHYGIKITDPKQGQTVFRSVNTMAEFIQSHGK; from the coding sequence ATGGACGCACAGGCCCTGAAGCAGCAGCTCAAAGCACAGATCATCGAACAGCTCAACCTCGAGGAGGTGAACGTGGAGGACATCGGGGATGATCAGGTGCTCTTCGGCGAAGGCCTTGGATTGGATTCCATCGATGCGCTGGAGCTGATCGTGCTGCTGGAGCGTCACTACGGGATCAAGATCACCGACCCCAAGCAGGGGCAGACGGTGTTCCGCTCGGTGAACACCATGGCGGAGTTCATCCAGAGCCACGGCAAGTGA
- a CDS encoding PKD domain-containing protein produces the protein MRPSFHRWTRHVAALSIALLTGPLMAQIDIDLGAGLVFNSPTQFPAPYGNLSNGSRHQLLIRASELTAVGMGEGDIVSLAFHVATASPTVLQDFTVRIGSTTATDMTNQWIAGTTVVWGPQDHTAQPGWNVHPFTTPFAWDGLSNVVVETCFFNGTQTQNSSMFRTGTAFTSVTYRPTPNPNVCTFNGGNLLTSDQRPDLRFGWIPLEASPIADFTLSPAFTCTGTVQFTDGSNFAPTAWEWHFGDDSTSTDQNPVHTYTIDGVFDVTLIVTNAFGTDTLTLPDAVTVNATGAVPQAICPPVNAPTIAGFGITSVTMNDVVLSSGDAVSDGGYLDRGCVIDTVAVGAPFTLTVTTGTIAGHQLKAWVDWDNSGSFDAGEVVLAVASGTDGSASLLVPAGAAQNVPLRVRVMADYDLAPLLAPCSAPQFGQAEDLGVVVVPNTAPPVAAFTASPLFTCDGAVQFTDGTQNLPTGWTWDFGDGNGSNLASPLHIYGASGTYSVQLIAINANGQDTVLIQDLITVDLNGQLDPPQCTPQTQGYCCGFGLLGLTFAGIGSTSPDGAEGYVDRTCGNVATVEEGTVVPVQFDTDDQLDQDVYLWIDLDDDGAFANNELVFFALSATDPSGTVAIPQGTVYNSPLRMRVAVDVVGELTGPCDAPQFGQVEDFSVVVTPVSVPPTALFTARPTSTCDGVVQFTDQSAGLPFSWQWSFGDGGTSTDQDPLHTYTAPGTYTVSLTVENVNGTNTQTLTNYITYVEGFLCDTTQVPGNGLLTVTECQGVLVDDGGVADDYSPGFSAPVTIAPPGAEVVTLTFTEFAFEENFDYLAIYDGPNVNAPLLYELTGNGLGALPNGGVISSTGPSMCVRQEASNGPITWAGFVATWDCSFTGIGEAEDPIGSVHPVPAEGPFALTLARPAGAGWTVTINNALGELVLTRTLPVGARGATFDAAPWTPGTYSLTVQGPDGRWTRRMMVHH, from the coding sequence ATGCGACCCTCCTTCCACCGCTGGACGCGCCACGTCGCGGCCCTGTCGATCGCCCTGTTGACCGGCCCTCTGATGGCCCAGATCGACATCGACCTGGGGGCAGGGCTGGTGTTCAACTCGCCGACGCAATTCCCCGCACCTTACGGCAATCTGTCCAACGGATCGCGGCACCAACTGCTTATCCGGGCCAGCGAGCTCACCGCCGTGGGCATGGGCGAGGGCGACATCGTCTCCCTGGCCTTCCATGTGGCCACCGCCTCCCCCACGGTGCTGCAGGACTTCACGGTGCGCATCGGCAGCACCACGGCCACGGACATGACCAACCAGTGGATTGCCGGCACCACCGTCGTCTGGGGACCGCAGGACCACACGGCGCAGCCGGGCTGGAACGTGCATCCGTTCACCACCCCCTTCGCGTGGGATGGCCTGAGCAACGTGGTGGTGGAGACCTGCTTCTTCAACGGCACGCAGACCCAGAACAGCAGCATGTTCCGCACCGGAACCGCGTTCACCAGCGTCACCTATCGGCCCACCCCGAACCCGAACGTGTGCACCTTCAACGGCGGCAATCTGCTCACGAGCGATCAGCGCCCCGACCTGCGCTTCGGCTGGATCCCGCTGGAAGCGTCGCCCATCGCCGACTTCACGCTCAGCCCCGCCTTCACCTGCACGGGCACGGTGCAGTTCACCGACGGATCGAACTTCGCGCCCACCGCGTGGGAGTGGCATTTCGGTGACGACAGCACCAGCACCGATCAGAACCCGGTGCACACCTATACGATCGATGGGGTCTTCGACGTGACGCTGATCGTCACCAACGCCTTCGGCACCGACACGCTGACCCTTCCCGATGCGGTGACGGTGAACGCGACCGGCGCGGTGCCGCAGGCCATCTGCCCGCCGGTGAACGCACCCACCATCGCGGGCTTCGGCATCACCAGTGTGACGATGAACGATGTGGTGCTGAGCTCGGGCGATGCCGTGAGCGACGGCGGCTACCTCGACCGCGGCTGTGTGATCGACACGGTGGCCGTGGGTGCGCCGTTCACGCTCACGGTGACCACGGGCACCATCGCGGGGCATCAGCTCAAGGCCTGGGTGGACTGGGACAACAGCGGAAGCTTCGATGCCGGCGAAGTGGTGCTGGCCGTGGCCAGCGGGACGGACGGAAGCGCCAGCCTGCTGGTGCCGGCTGGCGCGGCGCAGAACGTGCCCCTGCGGGTGCGCGTGATGGCGGACTACGACCTGGCCCCGCTGCTCGCCCCGTGCTCCGCCCCGCAGTTCGGGCAGGCCGAGGACCTGGGCGTGGTGGTGGTGCCGAACACGGCTCCTCCGGTGGCGGCGTTCACGGCCTCGCCCCTCTTCACCTGCGACGGGGCCGTGCAGTTCACCGATGGCACGCAGAACCTGCCCACGGGCTGGACCTGGGACTTCGGTGACGGCAACGGCAGCAACCTCGCCTCGCCCCTGCACATCTACGGGGCCAGCGGCACCTACAGCGTCCAGCTCATCGCCATCAACGCCAACGGGCAGGACACCGTACTGATCCAGGACCTGATCACGGTGGACCTCAACGGCCAGTTGGACCCGCCGCAATGCACGCCGCAGACGCAGGGCTATTGCTGCGGCTTCGGCCTCCTGGGCCTCACCTTCGCCGGCATCGGCTCCACCAGCCCCGATGGCGCGGAGGGCTATGTGGACCGCACCTGCGGCAACGTGGCCACCGTGGAGGAAGGCACGGTGGTGCCCGTCCAGTTCGACACGGACGACCAGCTGGACCAGGACGTGTACCTGTGGATCGACCTGGATGATGATGGCGCCTTCGCCAACAATGAGCTAGTCTTCTTCGCCCTGAGCGCCACGGACCCATCTGGCACGGTGGCCATCCCCCAGGGCACGGTGTACAACAGTCCGCTGCGGATGCGCGTGGCGGTGGATGTGGTGGGTGAGCTCACGGGTCCCTGTGATGCGCCGCAGTTCGGTCAGGTGGAGGACTTCAGCGTGGTGGTGACCCCGGTGAGCGTGCCGCCGACGGCGCTCTTCACCGCCAGGCCCACCAGCACCTGCGACGGGGTGGTGCAGTTCACCGACCAGAGCGCCGGCCTGCCCTTCAGCTGGCAATGGAGCTTCGGCGATGGCGGCACCAGCACCGATCAGGATCCCCTGCACACCTACACCGCACCGGGCACCTATACCGTGAGCTTGACGGTGGAGAACGTGAACGGCACGAACACGCAGACCCTGACGAACTACATCACCTACGTGGAAGGCTTCCTCTGCGACACCACGCAGGTGCCGGGCAACGGGTTGCTGACGGTGACCGAATGCCAGGGTGTGCTGGTGGATGATGGCGGGGTGGCCGACGACTACAGCCCGGGCTTCAGCGCCCCGGTGACGATCGCCCCACCGGGCGCCGAGGTGGTGACGCTCACCTTCACGGAGTTCGCCTTTGAGGAGAACTTCGACTACCTGGCCATTTACGACGGGCCGAACGTGAACGCCCCGCTGCTCTACGAGCTCACGGGCAACGGGCTGGGCGCCTTGCCCAACGGCGGCGTGATCAGCTCCACCGGTCCGTCCATGTGCGTAAGGCAGGAGGCGAGCAACGGTCCGATCACCTGGGCGGGCTTCGTGGCCACCTGGGACTGCTCGTTCACCGGCATCGGCGAAGCGGAGGACCCGATCGGGTCGGTGCATCCGGTGCCTGCGGAAGGGCCCTTCGCCTTGACCCTTGCGCGGCCGGCCGGCGCGGGATGGACCGTGACCATCAACAACGCCTTGGGGGAACTTGTGCTGACGCGGACCCTTCCCGTGGGCGCGCGCGGGGCCACCTTTGATGCTGCCCCATGGACGCCGGGGACATACAGCCTGACGGTGCAGGGACCCGACGGTCGTTGGACGCGGCGGATGATGGTGCATCATTGA
- a CDS encoding polysaccharide deacetylase family protein produces MSLHHKLLIVLLPLHLLLLALAWTGTWSWWPFIALLAAHLLLLGWGAMDHALGLFLRAHRNGRPGTLALTYDDGPHPEHTPALLDLLKREGVQAAFFCIGRRVEQHPALVKRMVDEGHLVGCHSMDHPVAWGFISTARSVEQILRGVAAIERATSMRTPWFRPPFGVTSPNVAAAVRRAGVEVIGWDVRPFDTTFRTTEKRLSWIFGERPKGTVVVLHDTVGPVVDTTRAIIDRCRSAGIPLLRVDRSLGLA; encoded by the coding sequence ATGAGCCTTCACCACAAGCTGCTGATCGTTCTGCTGCCGCTGCACCTCCTGCTGCTCGCGCTCGCCTGGACCGGCACCTGGTCCTGGTGGCCCTTCATCGCGCTGCTCGCCGCGCATCTGCTGCTGCTGGGTTGGGGCGCGATGGACCATGCGCTGGGTCTCTTCCTCCGTGCGCACCGCAACGGCCGGCCCGGCACCCTGGCGCTCACCTACGATGATGGTCCGCATCCGGAACACACGCCCGCGCTGCTGGACCTGCTGAAGCGCGAGGGCGTGCAGGCCGCCTTCTTCTGCATCGGCCGGCGGGTGGAGCAGCACCCCGCGCTCGTGAAGCGGATGGTGGACGAAGGTCATCTCGTGGGCTGCCACAGCATGGACCACCCCGTGGCGTGGGGCTTCATCAGCACGGCGCGGAGCGTGGAACAGATCTTGCGCGGCGTGGCCGCCATCGAACGCGCCACCAGCATGCGCACGCCCTGGTTCCGCCCGCCCTTCGGGGTCACCTCGCCCAACGTGGCCGCCGCCGTGCGCCGTGCGGGCGTGGAGGTGATCGGCTGGGACGTGCGCCCGTTCGACACCACCTTCCGCACCACGGAGAAGCGCCTGTCGTGGATCTTCGGCGAGCGGCCCAAGGGCACCGTGGTGGTGCTGCACGACACGGTGGGCCCGGTGGTGGACACCACCCGCGCCATCATCGACCGCTGCCGCAGTGCCGGCATCCCGCTGCTCCGCGTGGACCGCTCCCTCGGCCTTGCCTGA
- a CDS encoding beta-ketoacyl synthase chain length factor encodes MIIRAAAHYTLRPGSGEEAVVPGMDLLPKPMARRMIAPVRRAMACALAALAEAGIERPDGIFYGTGLGCLADTQEFLLEIERNAGSLLAPTSFMRSTHNTVAGLIALALKAQGPNLTFSQGFTSFHAALLAAVMHLERRPGDRVLVGASDEHLPLLDHLFDALHGDRLVPHAARPAEGAAFFVLGGADGVAKGRVVDVRMGPVDRVLVDDGIPAWTGALVTSVTNGASYVDRTGLHHSAPAVAVALALADAVPAVQLMDREGEQHGLIHIAR; translated from the coding sequence ATGATCATCCGCGCCGCCGCCCACTACACGCTGCGTCCGGGATCGGGCGAGGAGGCCGTGGTGCCGGGCATGGACCTGCTGCCCAAGCCGATGGCGCGCCGCATGATCGCCCCGGTGCGCCGTGCGATGGCCTGTGCCTTGGCCGCCCTGGCGGAGGCCGGCATCGAGCGACCGGACGGCATCTTCTACGGCACGGGCCTGGGCTGCCTGGCGGACACGCAGGAGTTCCTCCTGGAGATCGAGCGCAACGCCGGATCGCTGCTGGCGCCCACGAGCTTCATGCGCAGCACCCACAACACCGTGGCCGGGCTGATCGCGCTCGCCCTCAAGGCACAGGGGCCGAACCTCACCTTCAGCCAGGGCTTCACCAGCTTCCATGCCGCCCTGCTGGCCGCCGTGATGCACCTGGAGCGCCGGCCCGGCGACCGCGTGCTGGTGGGCGCGAGCGACGAGCACCTGCCCCTGCTGGACCATCTCTTCGATGCGCTCCACGGCGATCGCCTCGTGCCGCACGCCGCACGACCCGCGGAGGGCGCCGCCTTCTTCGTGCTCGGTGGTGCCGACGGTGTGGCGAAAGGCCGCGTGGTGGATGTGCGCATGGGCCCCGTCGACCGCGTGTTGGTGGACGACGGCATCCCGGCGTGGACCGGAGCCTTGGTGACCTCGGTGACCAACGGCGCCTCTTACGTGGACCGCACCGGGCTGCACCACAGCGCACCGGCGGTGGCCGTGGCCCTTGCGCTGGCCGATGCCGTACCCGCCGTGCAGCTGATGGACCGTGAAGGGGAGCAGCACGGGCTGATCCACATCGCGCGATGA
- a CDS encoding alanine dehydrogenase, translated as MKESNRRIGIIREQKVPVDRRVAMTPKAARRAMALHPDLDLVVEPSPVRAFSDAEYEAAGVRLSADLSDRDLLIGVKEVPPEHLLAGKRYLIFSHTIKKQPHNRKLMQAVVRKGITLIDHELLTDSSGERVLAFGHWAGVVGAYNALRGWNLLRGGPALKPAHACHDLAELKHEVLKLVDRDALHIVMTGAGRVGQGALEMLEAADLRRTAPTDLKSGRSTGPSVTVLGTGDLYQRVDGAPFDRAAFHRDPGGHRADLLPYLHHATVYLACHFWDPRGPKILTHDDLRTPGLALQLIADVSCDVDGPIDSTLRASTIDEPYYGYSPATRGEVAFGSGGAIGVMAVDNLPCALPRDASEAFAQDLLDRVLPALLGEGDDAMIERATIVEDGRLTARFSHLEDYAAEATNAH; from the coding sequence ATGAAGGAGAGCAACCGCAGGATCGGCATCATTCGCGAACAAAAGGTGCCCGTGGACCGGAGGGTGGCGATGACCCCGAAGGCGGCGCGGCGCGCCATGGCGCTTCACCCCGACCTGGACCTGGTGGTGGAGCCGAGCCCGGTGCGGGCCTTCAGCGATGCGGAGTATGAAGCGGCCGGCGTGCGGCTTTCGGCCGACCTCAGCGACCGCGACCTGTTGATCGGCGTGAAGGAGGTGCCGCCCGAACACCTGCTTGCGGGCAAGCGCTACCTGATCTTCAGCCACACCATCAAGAAGCAGCCGCACAACCGCAAGCTAATGCAGGCCGTGGTGCGCAAGGGCATCACGCTGATCGACCACGAACTGCTCACCGACAGCTCGGGCGAGCGGGTGCTGGCCTTCGGCCATTGGGCCGGCGTGGTGGGCGCCTACAACGCCCTGCGGGGCTGGAACCTGCTGCGCGGCGGTCCCGCGCTGAAACCGGCGCACGCATGCCACGACCTGGCCGAGCTGAAGCACGAGGTGCTGAAGCTGGTGGACCGCGACGCGCTGCACATCGTGATGACCGGCGCCGGCCGCGTGGGCCAGGGCGCCCTGGAGATGCTGGAGGCCGCCGACCTGCGCCGCACCGCACCCACCGACCTGAAGAGCGGCAGGTCGACCGGTCCTTCGGTGACCGTGCTCGGAACGGGCGACCTGTACCAGCGCGTGGACGGTGCGCCCTTCGACCGCGCGGCCTTCCACCGCGACCCGGGCGGCCACCGCGCCGACCTGCTGCCCTACCTGCACCATGCCACGGTGTACCTGGCCTGCCACTTCTGGGACCCGCGCGGTCCGAAGATCCTGACGCACGATGACCTGCGCACGCCGGGTCTTGCCCTCCAGCTGATCGCCGACGTGAGCTGCGACGTGGACGGCCCCATCGACAGCACGCTGCGGGCCAGCACCATCGACGAGCCCTATTATGGATACAGCCCCGCCACGCGGGGAGAGGTGGCCTTCGGATCCGGGGGCGCCATCGGGGTGATGGCCGTGGACAACCTGCCCTGCGCGCTGCCGCGCGATGCGTCGGAGGCCTTCGCGCAGGACCTGCTGGACCGTGTGCTGCCGGCGCTGCTGGGCGAGGGGGACGACGCGATGATCGAGCGCGCCACGATCGTGGAGGATGGTCGGTTGACCGCGCGCTTCAGCCATCTGGAGGACTACGCCGCCGAGGCCACCAACGCGCACTGA
- a CDS encoding DUF2062 domain-containing protein yields the protein MSSPRACVLVPTYNNAATVEAVLRAIQAAGERDILVVNDGSTDGTAAILARIDGITVITNDRNRGKGYSLRRGFEAALAKGFAYAITIDSDGQHAPGEIAKLRAAIAANPGAMIMGARDMSGDDVPGKSSFGNRFSNFWFRVETGWKLTDTQTGFRAYPLAATCSFRAWTTRFEYEVETIVRLAWRDVPFVQVPVSVRYDFPERVSHFRPGKDFLRISLLNSVLVTLAFLWHWPKQLLTGGRLWRRLKEEAVRPEESSWHKALSIGFGLFMGIVPIWGFQLAVGIPLAFLLKLNRVLFVAAANISIPPMIPLIVYASYRMGAPFVGDDRVRIERFADLTLEAIHWNMMQYLLGAVLLALAAGLMGTLVSWAVLRGARGR from the coding sequence ATGAGCAGCCCGCGCGCCTGCGTCCTGGTGCCCACGTACAACAACGCCGCCACCGTGGAGGCGGTGCTGCGCGCGATCCAGGCGGCCGGCGAGCGCGACATCCTGGTGGTGAACGACGGCAGCACCGACGGCACGGCGGCGATCCTGGCGCGGATCGACGGCATCACGGTGATCACCAACGACCGCAACCGCGGCAAGGGCTACTCGCTGCGGCGTGGTTTCGAGGCGGCGCTGGCGAAGGGCTTTGCCTACGCCATCACCATCGACAGCGACGGGCAGCACGCCCCGGGCGAGATCGCCAAGCTGCGCGCCGCCATCGCCGCCAACCCCGGGGCGATGATCATGGGCGCGCGCGACATGAGCGGCGACGACGTGCCCGGCAAGAGCAGCTTCGGCAACCGCTTCAGCAACTTCTGGTTCCGGGTGGAAACGGGCTGGAAACTCACCGACACCCAGACCGGTTTCCGTGCCTATCCACTGGCGGCCACCTGTTCCTTCCGCGCATGGACCACGCGGTTCGAGTACGAGGTGGAGACCATCGTGCGGCTGGCCTGGCGCGATGTGCCCTTTGTGCAGGTGCCGGTGAGCGTGCGCTACGACTTCCCCGAGCGCGTGTCGCACTTCCGCCCGGGCAAGGACTTCCTGCGCATCAGCCTGCTGAACTCGGTGCTGGTGACGCTGGCCTTCCTGTGGCACTGGCCGAAGCAACTGCTCACGGGTGGGCGGCTGTGGCGGCGGCTGAAGGAGGAGGCGGTGCGTCCTGAGGAGAGCTCCTGGCACAAGGCGCTCAGCATCGGCTTCGGCCTCTTCATGGGCATCGTGCCCATCTGGGGCTTCCAGCTGGCGGTGGGCATCCCGCTGGCCTTCCTGCTGAAGTTGAACCGCGTGCTTTTCGTGGCGGCGGCCAACATCAGCATCCCGCCCATGATCCCACTGATCGTGTACGCCAGCTACCGCATGGGCGCGCCCTTCGTGGGCGACGACCGGGTGCGCATCGAACGCTTCGCCGACCTCACGCTGGAGGCCATCCACTGGAACATGATGCAATACCTGCTGGGCGCCGTGCTGCTGGCGCTGGCGGCCGGGCTGATGGGCACCCTGGTGAGCTGGGCGGTGTTGCGGGGGGCGCGGGGGCGGTAG
- a CDS encoding beta-ketoacyl synthase, whose translation METAPRDPVTGPIVLGAPGCVTPLGASVEDTFTAMHAGRCGLRPQTFPGTDAPVHVGRCDESALTGSGRRAQRLLGAAVRQTMGGLSRSLRTLPRTAWILATTKGDIRALEEGRPEDAELPLFARRTGVALGLPGTPLVVSNACISGTLAVQLGAEMIRAGEADHVLVTGLDEATDFVLSGFLCLHAIASGPCRPFDDDRDGISLGEAAAAIVLTRDTSLFRHGPIATYLGGGMGNDANHISGPSRTGEGLVRAVEAALRDADLSAEAVTHVNAHGTGSVYNDGMEHIAFTRLGLGHAPVNSYKGYIGHTLGAAGLVEALVAVHALRQGLMLRSLGASSSVTLQGLDVLHEHRHTQGRTLLKTSSGFGGCNAAIVLRA comes from the coding sequence ATGGAAACAGCGCCACGGGATCCAGTGACCGGCCCCATCGTATTGGGCGCGCCCGGCTGCGTGACCCCGCTCGGCGCCTCGGTGGAGGACACCTTCACCGCGATGCACGCCGGCCGCTGCGGGCTGCGTCCGCAGACCTTCCCCGGCACCGATGCACCCGTGCACGTGGGTCGGTGCGACGAGAGCGCGCTCACCGGAAGCGGCCGGCGGGCGCAGCGCCTGCTGGGCGCGGCGGTACGCCAGACCATGGGCGGCCTGTCCCGCAGCCTGCGCACCCTGCCCCGCACCGCGTGGATCCTGGCGACGACCAAGGGTGACATACGCGCCCTGGAGGAAGGCCGGCCCGAGGACGCCGAGCTGCCGCTCTTCGCCCGGCGCACAGGCGTGGCCCTCGGCCTGCCCGGAACCCCCCTCGTGGTGTCCAACGCCTGCATCTCCGGCACGCTCGCTGTCCAGCTCGGCGCCGAGATGATCCGCGCGGGGGAGGCCGACCATGTGCTGGTGACGGGGCTGGACGAGGCCACGGACTTCGTGCTCTCCGGATTCCTGTGCCTGCACGCGATCGCGAGCGGTCCCTGCCGGCCGTTCGATGACGACCGTGATGGCATCTCCCTGGGCGAGGCCGCCGCCGCCATCGTGCTCACGCGCGACACCAGCCTGTTCCGGCACGGCCCCATCGCCACCTACCTGGGCGGCGGCATGGGCAACGACGCCAACCACATCTCCGGCCCCTCGCGCACCGGCGAAGGCCTCGTGCGAGCCGTGGAGGCCGCCCTGCGCGACGCGGACCTGTCGGCCGAGGCGGTGACGCATGTGAACGCGCACGGCACGGGCAGTGTGTACAACGACGGCATGGAGCACATCGCCTTCACGCGGCTCGGGCTCGGCCACGCGCCGGTGAACTCCTACAAGGGCTACATCGGGCACACCTTGGGCGCCGCCGGTCTGGTGGAGGCCCTGGTGGCCGTGCATGCGCTGCGGCAGGGTCTGATGCTGCGCAGCCTGGGCGCCTCCAGCTCGGTGACCCTGCAGGGCCTCGATGTGCTCCACGAACACCGGCACACCCAAGGCCGCACGCTGCTGAAGACCTCCTCGGGCTTCGGGGGCTGCAACGCCGCCATCGTGCTCCGCGCATGA
- a CDS encoding beta-ketoacyl-[acyl-carrier-protein] synthase family protein, translating to MNRPSVAITGIGAISALGTGTAAQLSALREGRSGIGRLAHLSLPFPELWFGEVKASNADLATLAGVEAERSRTVLLGLIAAREALQDAGLGPGADIDLLSASTVGGMDRSEAFATGWMAGGVDGIDRAVGHAVGDHAHQLARHLGLRGRVTTLSTACSSSANALMLGAWLIRSGRAEVVLAGGTDALCRFTTEGFRALSAMDTAPCRPFSADRGGMNLGEGAAYLVLERSDRAEARGRTPLAWLAGAANTNDAHHQTATSPEGEGPFQAMREALADAGLPAEQVDLINAHGTGTDNNDGTEQVAMERLFATVPPFVSTKSATGHTLAAAGALEAVFSVLCMRHDLIPANLRFGAPIEGLRSAPNTAPRTASVRTVLSTSFGFGGNDSALVLTATP from the coding sequence GTGAACCGCCCATCGGTCGCCATCACGGGGATCGGCGCGATCTCTGCGCTGGGGACCGGGACCGCGGCCCAGTTGAGCGCCTTGCGTGAGGGCCGCTCGGGCATCGGCCGCCTCGCCCATCTTTCGCTCCCCTTCCCTGAGCTCTGGTTCGGTGAGGTGAAGGCGTCCAACGCCGACCTGGCCACCCTCGCCGGCGTGGAGGCCGAACGCTCGCGCACCGTCCTGCTCGGGCTCATCGCCGCCCGCGAGGCGCTGCAGGATGCCGGGCTCGGCCCCGGAGCGGACATCGATCTGCTGAGCGCCAGCACCGTGGGCGGCATGGACCGCAGCGAGGCCTTCGCCACGGGCTGGATGGCCGGTGGCGTGGACGGCATCGACCGGGCCGTGGGCCATGCTGTCGGCGACCACGCGCACCAGCTGGCGCGGCACCTCGGGCTGCGGGGCCGGGTGACCACGTTGAGCACCGCCTGCTCCAGCAGCGCCAACGCGTTGATGCTCGGCGCCTGGCTCATCCGTTCGGGTCGCGCCGAGGTGGTCCTGGCCGGTGGCACCGACGCGCTGTGCCGCTTCACCACCGAGGGCTTCAGGGCCCTGAGCGCCATGGACACCGCCCCGTGCCGGCCCTTCAGCGCCGACCGCGGCGGCATGAACCTCGGCGAAGGCGCCGCCTACCTGGTGCTGGAGCGCAGCGACCGGGCCGAAGCGCGCGGGCGCACCCCGCTGGCCTGGCTCGCCGGCGCCGCCAACACCAACGACGCACACCACCAGACCGCCACCTCGCCGGAGGGCGAAGGCCCGTTCCAGGCCATGCGCGAAGCCTTGGCGGACGCGGGCCTTCCTGCGGAGCAGGTGGACCTGATCAACGCGCACGGCACGGGCACGGACAACAACGACGGCACCGAACAGGTGGCCATGGAGCGCCTCTTCGCCACTGTGCCGCCCTTCGTGAGCACCAAGAGCGCCACCGGCCATACGCTCGCCGCGGCGGGGGCGCTGGAGGCGGTGTTCAGCGTGCTCTGCATGCGCCACGACCTGATCCCGGCCAACCTGCGCTTCGGCGCCCCGATCGAGGGGCTCCGCAGTGCGCCGAACACCGCACCCCGAACGGCCAGTGTGCGCACGGTGCTCAGCACCTCCTTCGGCTTCGGGGGCAATGACAGTGCGCTGGTCCTCACCGCCACGCCATGA
- a CDS encoding outer membrane lipoprotein carrier protein LolA, translating to MRTTLALLLLCLSPMLRAQLTPIGTDHAEVKALLAATRAMRTVQARFVQEKHLRALKAPVSEPGRFVYERPDRFRWSVEGAAPLTILTAGSAVRVKENGAEKRLGAAEQRMYASINALVLDLVSGRLLESPEMKPRYELGTDALVAHLTPTGAMARRVQRMTLHFDRATHRLREMETVEIDGDRTVVRYSEVLVDKPVPSGAFTDL from the coding sequence ATGCGCACCACGCTCGCCCTCCTGCTGCTGTGCCTGAGCCCGATGCTCCGCGCGCAGCTCACCCCCATCGGGACCGATCACGCCGAGGTGAAGGCCCTGCTGGCCGCCACGCGGGCGATGCGCACGGTGCAGGCGCGTTTCGTGCAGGAGAAGCACCTGCGGGCCCTGAAGGCGCCCGTGAGCGAGCCCGGCCGCTTCGTGTACGAGCGGCCCGACCGTTTCCGCTGGAGCGTGGAGGGCGCCGCACCGCTCACCATCCTCACCGCCGGCAGCGCGGTGCGCGTCAAGGAGAACGGTGCGGAGAAGCGCCTCGGCGCCGCCGAACAGCGGATGTACGCCTCCATCAACGCCCTGGTGCTGGACCTGGTGAGCGGGCGCCTGCTGGAGAGCCCGGAGATGAAGCCGCGTTACGAGCTGGGCACCGACGCGTTGGTGGCCCACCTCACGCCCACCGGGGCCATGGCGCGCCGCGTGCAACGCATGACGCTGCACTTCGACCGGGCCACCCACCGGCTGCGCGAGATGGAGACCGTGGAGATCGACGGCGACCGCACCGTGGTGCGCTACAGCGAGGTGCTCGTGGACAAGCCCGTTCCATCCGGGGCCTTCACCGATCTTTGA